In the uncultured Methanobacterium sp. genome, one interval contains:
- a CDS encoding UPF0058 family protein has translation MYKDELIQLHQFLVYVLKHLDHEYEVKDECKDYLCLNISPHHIHRTKAEHKYAIFVLSNSISEIIAANNGGSSSNISNGLSELVKRSRKELIKFQNEDTLAAQKIKMQ, from the coding sequence ATGTACAAAGATGAGCTTATACAGTTGCATCAATTTTTGGTATACGTTTTGAAGCATCTGGACCATGAGTATGAGGTGAAGGATGAGTGTAAGGATTATTTATGCCTTAACATTAGCCCACATCACATACACCGCACCAAAGCTGAACATAAATATGCTATTTTTGTATTGTCAAATTCTATTTCTGAGATAATTGCTGCCAATAACGGAGGAAGTTCTTCTAACATTTCCAATGGCCTCTCAGAACTGGTTAAACGGTCGCGGAAAGAACTCATAAAATTCCAGAATGAAGATACGTTAGCTGCCCAA
- the hisD gene encoding histidinol dehydrogenase, with the protein MKTVKIEDGNIRELLGRSQIDSDSVMNIVNNIISDVKANGDEALRQYTEKFDGVNLKDFLIAPDDLKESLSKIEDNLTNSLKQAASNIRKFHQAQLPQDWSMEVDEGITAGQIVRPLERVGCYIPGGRAVYPSSILMTVIPAKVAGVNEIICCTPPGPDGKVEDIVLAAAYLAGADKVYRVGGAQAIAAMAYGTKTIPAVDKIVGPGNIFVTAAKKMVYGQVDIDFPAGPSEVLIIADETGNPDYIALDLLAQAEHDPQAASVLVTTSPELARSVDTKIKEKLPQMKREEIITESLQKNGKIILASSLDEAVNFSNEYAPEHLMIMTCDPEEVVKDIKNAGSIFLGNLTPVAAGDYGSGTNHVLPTSFCARMYSGLSTESFLKKPTVQRLSREGLNSLKDVVIPLAEYEGLYAHAESFKKRLDVD; encoded by the coding sequence ATGAAAACCGTGAAAATTGAAGATGGAAACATAAGAGAACTTCTGGGACGGTCACAGATAGATTCTGATTCTGTTATGAACATCGTAAATAATATCATCAGTGATGTTAAGGCCAATGGGGATGAAGCACTCCGTCAGTACACTGAAAAATTTGATGGGGTTAATTTAAAGGATTTTCTCATTGCACCAGATGATCTGAAAGAGAGTCTCAGTAAGATTGAAGATAATTTAACAAACAGCCTTAAACAGGCTGCATCCAACATCCGTAAATTCCATCAGGCCCAGCTACCACAGGACTGGTCCATGGAAGTGGATGAAGGTATAACTGCCGGCCAGATTGTCCGCCCTCTGGAAAGGGTGGGGTGTTACATACCTGGAGGGAGGGCGGTTTACCCTTCAAGCATCCTCATGACAGTTATCCCTGCTAAAGTTGCAGGGGTAAATGAGATCATCTGTTGCACTCCTCCGGGTCCAGATGGAAAGGTGGAGGATATTGTACTTGCCGCAGCATACCTTGCTGGTGCTGATAAAGTTTACAGGGTGGGCGGAGCCCAGGCCATTGCAGCCATGGCTTACGGAACAAAAACCATACCTGCAGTGGATAAAATTGTGGGACCGGGTAATATCTTCGTGACTGCTGCTAAGAAGATGGTCTACGGCCAGGTGGATATTGACTTCCCTGCAGGACCCTCAGAGGTACTGATAATAGCAGATGAAACCGGTAACCCTGATTACATAGCACTGGATCTTCTGGCCCAGGCCGAGCACGATCCCCAGGCAGCATCTGTACTGGTGACCACATCCCCGGAACTAGCCAGGTCAGTTGATACCAAAATCAAAGAAAAACTTCCCCAGATGAAACGGGAAGAGATCATCACTGAATCACTCCAGAAAAATGGGAAAATCATTCTGGCCAGTTCCCTTGACGAAGCAGTTAATTTTTCCAATGAATACGCACCTGAACACCTGATGATCATGACCTGTGACCCAGAGGAAGTGGTTAAGGATATTAAAAATGCAGGCAGTATCTTCCTTGGAAATTTAACCCCTGTTGCAGCCGGTGATTATGGGTCTGGTACCAACCATGTCTTACCCACATCATTCTGTGCCCGGATGTACTCAGGACTTTCCACCGAGTCCTTCCTGAAAAAACCTACAGTCCAGCGGTTATCCAGGGAGGGTTTGAACAGTCTTAAAGATGTGGTGATTCCTTTAGCAGAATATGAAGGTTTATATGCTCATGCTGAGTCATTTAAAAAGCGTCTTGATGTGGATTGA
- the aspS gene encoding aspartate--tRNA(Asn) ligase — translation MTDSLGDWKRTHYSQELDEDMDTESVTLMGWVHEIRDLGGIIFVLLRDRNGITQITAPSKKITPELLAEIRKFKKESVIAVKGTVQGSPKAPGGVEIIPTEVKVLNESKQPLPLDPTEKVRAEIDTRLDSRYLDLRKHSISAIFKIKSVMLHSVRIYLEEKGFMEVNTPKLVGSATEGGTELFPITYFEREAFLGQSPQLYKQMMMATGLDKVYEIAPIFRAEEHDTMRHLNEVISIDAEVAFANQEDAMNLLEKLVHNAIKEVKENCQRELEDLGVELEVPEIPFPRLEYDEVIDIVNSRGVSLSHGEDLSRAAEKALGEAMDGYYFITNWPSEIKPFYVMPHEDAPEKSYAFDLMYRDLEISSGATRVHQHDLLVEQIKSKGLNPDSFQRYLAAFEYGMPPHAGWGLGAERFTMCITGMKNIRETVLFPRDRRRLTP, via the coding sequence TTGACAGATTCATTAGGAGACTGGAAAAGAACACATTATTCACAGGAACTAGACGAAGATATGGACACTGAATCAGTGACACTCATGGGCTGGGTTCATGAAATCCGTGACCTCGGAGGTATCATATTCGTACTCTTACGTGACCGGAACGGTATCACCCAGATAACCGCGCCCAGTAAAAAGATCACTCCAGAGTTACTTGCCGAAATAAGGAAATTTAAAAAGGAATCTGTAATTGCAGTTAAAGGAACTGTACAGGGATCACCTAAAGCCCCAGGCGGTGTGGAGATCATACCCACCGAAGTAAAGGTTTTAAACGAATCCAAACAGCCACTGCCTCTGGATCCAACCGAGAAGGTGCGGGCTGAAATTGACACCAGACTGGACTCACGGTACCTGGATCTGAGAAAACACAGCATCAGTGCCATATTCAAGATAAAAAGTGTAATGCTGCACTCGGTCCGGATTTATCTGGAAGAAAAAGGTTTCATGGAAGTTAACACCCCTAAACTGGTGGGATCCGCAACTGAAGGTGGGACAGAACTCTTCCCAATCACCTACTTTGAAAGGGAAGCCTTCCTGGGACAGAGCCCCCAGCTTTACAAGCAGATGATGATGGCCACTGGACTGGACAAGGTTTATGAAATCGCCCCTATATTCAGGGCTGAAGAACACGACACCATGCGTCACCTCAACGAAGTTATCTCCATTGATGCTGAAGTGGCATTTGCCAACCAGGAAGATGCCATGAACCTACTGGAGAAACTGGTGCACAATGCCATTAAAGAGGTAAAGGAAAACTGTCAAAGAGAACTGGAAGACCTGGGAGTGGAACTGGAAGTACCTGAGATACCATTCCCCCGCTTAGAATACGATGAAGTCATTGATATCGTTAACTCCAGAGGAGTATCATTAAGTCATGGTGAGGACCTTTCCCGTGCTGCTGAAAAGGCACTGGGAGAAGCCATGGACGGGTACTACTTCATAACCAACTGGCCCAGTGAAATCAAACCATTCTATGTAATGCCCCATGAAGATGCACCCGAGAAAAGCTATGCCTTTGACCTGATGTACCGGGACCTGGAAATATCCTCAGGAGCAACCAGGGTACACCAGCACGACTTACTGGTTGAACAGATAAAAAGCAAGGGACTTAACCCCGACTCATTCCAGCGTTATCTGGCAGCATTTGAGTACGGAATGCCACCACACGCAGGCTGGGGACTGGGAGCAGAACGATTCACCATGTGCATCACTGGAATGAAAAACATCCGTGAAACAGTGCTCTTCCCAAGGGACAGGAGAAGGTTGACTCCTTAA
- a CDS encoding NAD(P)/FAD-dependent oxidoreductase codes for MKIYDIAVVGAGPAGCMAAIRGAQLGQEVILIERNDKIGRKLLLTGNGRCNLTNTATLDEFLEKFGRRGSFYRNVFGEFSNHDLMDFFQNHGLELKEEENGRVFPVTERAESVVNILKNVLSENHVQIQYNYRLEHLHKSSKIFKLSSTENEIISAHNVIIATGGTTYEFTGSTGDGYTVARLLGHHVTELKPGFVPLRVREKWVHDLKGVTLEDVGLSIGYGGKKISLPDGNLLLTHFGISGPVILDMSNMIVKTMDKHGDLKLYIDFKPGINQETLNNQLMKDFESHSKKILRNYLKIHLPNSTIDPVLEILSIYPYKKLNQINKKERLLLVNILKALPLTITGHLPMNKAMLTCGGVSKKEINPQTMESKLVKGLYFAGEILSGCAPSGGYNLQQAFSTGYAAGSSASNNS; via the coding sequence ATGAAAATATACGACATAGCGGTAGTTGGAGCTGGACCTGCAGGTTGCATGGCTGCAATTCGAGGGGCACAACTCGGTCAGGAAGTTATTTTAATTGAGAGAAATGATAAAATAGGCCGTAAACTCCTTTTAACAGGTAATGGTCGATGCAACCTTACCAATACAGCCACACTTGATGAATTCCTTGAAAAATTTGGTAGGAGAGGTTCATTTTACCGGAACGTATTCGGTGAATTTTCCAACCATGACCTCATGGATTTTTTCCAAAATCACGGCCTGGAATTAAAAGAAGAAGAAAATGGACGTGTATTCCCAGTTACAGAAAGAGCTGAATCTGTAGTGAATATTTTAAAAAATGTTCTATCCGAAAACCATGTGCAAATCCAGTATAATTACCGTTTGGAACATCTTCATAAAAGTTCCAAGATTTTCAAGCTCTCTTCAACAGAGAACGAGATAATTTCCGCACATAACGTTATCATCGCTACTGGAGGAACAACCTATGAATTTACCGGTTCCACCGGTGATGGTTACACTGTTGCCAGGTTACTGGGGCATCACGTAACCGAGCTCAAACCCGGATTTGTTCCATTACGGGTACGTGAAAAATGGGTTCACGACCTTAAGGGAGTTACCCTGGAGGATGTGGGCCTCAGTATAGGATATGGTGGGAAGAAAATATCATTACCCGATGGAAACCTGCTCCTAACACACTTTGGAATTTCAGGACCGGTTATTCTTGATATGAGTAACATGATCGTTAAAACCATGGATAAACATGGTGATCTGAAGCTTTACATTGATTTTAAACCTGGTATCAATCAGGAAACCCTTAACAACCAGCTGATGAAAGACTTTGAAAGTCACAGTAAAAAGATTTTGAGAAATTATTTAAAAATTCATCTTCCCAACAGTACCATAGACCCGGTTTTAGAGATTCTATCGATTTATCCTTATAAAAAGTTGAACCAGATCAACAAAAAAGAGCGATTGTTATTAGTGAATATATTAAAGGCTCTCCCATTAACAATCACCGGGCATCTTCCCATGAATAAAGCCATGCTTACCTGCGGTGGTGTATCTAAAAAGGAGATTAACCCTCAAACCATGGAATCAAAACTGGTTAAGGGATTGTACTTTGCTGGAGAGATACTTTCAGGATGCGCACCCAGTGGTGGTTATAACCTTCAACAGGCATTCTCTACAGGTTATGCTGCAGGTAGTAGTGCCTCAAATAATTCTTGA